The genomic region TGAAGCAAGGAAGTGTTAACTGAAGCATGTCATGTAGTTAATTGGAGAAAGGGATAAGTGCATATTAATAGCAAAGAAACCTACTTATTttgagaaaattaataaagggggtTGCTCTTCTGATGAAAATCAGCAAAGAATGATTGGCTAAGGAACATGTACCACTAGGTTAACACTTCCTTGCTCCAGTTAATCTATAAAGGAAATAACCTGGATCCGAGGACCATTTAAAATGACAAACTATTTTACTCCGCCTAAGAACACATTTTAGGATAAAGATCAACAACACCATCCTAGACCAACCCAGAGCCTACAACTAAAATATACACTGACGCTAACACACAAGCAAATCCAGCCCCTTTCCGTCTTCGTCAAATGCAGACATCACCTTCCTCCAAATTTAGATTTCATATTCAGTGTCTCTCTATCTTTATCTAATTCAGATGCAAATTCTCGCCGGATGAAAAGCCATCACAAGATTCATAACCAAGATGCAACTGTACATATTTATCCCGCGCAAACAGGGCCGCTGATGCCAACGATGAAGTTGTGGTCGGCGAAGTGGTGGGAGTCGAGCGTCGGCGCACGTTTGGAGAAGACCAATTTTTGCCAAGACCAATTTCTTGGTGTGGACTGTGGCGTCGACTTGATGGCGTAGGAGCTCGGCAAATGTGGCTGCCGATTACAGTGTGCAGAAGATGATGTGAGAGGGGTGGGGCAGGGCAACGATGGAAAGGGAGGAGGTCGACGACGGCCGGTCGGGCAGGAGGTGGTCGACGACGGGCAGGCAGAACGAGGCGGCGACAAAAATCCAACCGTCAGATGGTCGACGGGGAAACGAGGCAGTAACGTGGGGAAGCAAGGCATCGGCGGCGGGAGGGGGACGGTGGGGGTGGGTGGGGTGAGCAAGGTGGCGTGGGGCGTGGGAcggaggagggaggaaggcggcCGTCGTCGGCGTGCGGCGTTGCCATTTGGGAAGAACAAAGCGAGGAAGGATAGGGCGGCAAGGAAGGAGCGTGGATTATGTCCGGAGAAAGGTAGGgactaatttgaaaaaaaaaatcgctGCCACATTTTttttagacggagggagtattaaattttTTTGAGGGTGGACGGAGTATTATAAGTTGCAAGTAGAGATATAGATTGAGGCCGCCAAGGGACGGccgcgaggcgaggcggcgacgagaGAGGCGGACTTCGCTCACCAGTCCGAGCTGCTCGCCATGGATCCCATCATGAAGCTCCTCGAGGACGACGAAGAGGTGCCTGGCCCAACACCGAACTCCTCCCACCTTCCTGCCATTTCTATCGAGTTATTTGGGGAAAGGAAGGGTCAATGGCGGTTTCTTGTTGTTGGGGTTGCGCAGGATGAGAGCATGCACTCGGGCGCCGACGTCGAGGCCTTCACGGCGGCGCTGAACCGCGAGGTGGAGGGCagcgccagcagcagcagcagtgccgCCGCTGCCTTCTCCTTCCAGCCGCTGGATCACGCCGCTGGTAAGTCCGATTCCCTGTTCTAGAATCGAATTTGGGCCCGCCCCGATTAACCAAGAACCCGGTATCAGAATACGCGGTTCTTGCATTACAATTTTGATGAATAATGGAATCTAGAAACATAATGCGGAATGCAGCTCCTAAGTTGCTATTGCCGGTTTGCAGTTTTAGGTTTAGAGTACCCCAACACGTGGCTTTGGGACAAATGAACCAGTCATCAATGGACCGACTCTCCTCTACGAGGGAATGTTTGGAATCAATAGAAGACGAATTTTGTTGAGCTGAGACTCTTTTTATGGAGGAACCGGCAGGAGCGCTGCCTTATTTTTAGGATCCGGCAGGAGGGCTGCCTTATTTTTAGGAACCGGCATTGAGCTGAGACTAGGGTTTGTACTTGAAGCTTATCTATGCCATCGAGGAAACAAAACTTATGAAGTAAAATTTTGAATTACTGGAGATATGGGTGGTCTGTTATGAAGTCTCCTTGACTGCATGCATATACTAATGAAGAGTTGTTATTCAATTTGACAACTTACCTTGTTACTCCTTCCCTTCACAAATATAAGAGGTTTTagatattttaatatggactacatacgaactgaaatgagtgaacaaacacactaacaTTGTTCTACATACATCCGATTCACAAAAAAGCTACAACATATTATATTTGTGAACGTAGGGAGTATTGTAGAGAAATGGTTATGTACTAATGTTAGTGCATGAATATACTCTAGCATATTACAAGTCAATTAATTACTATGTTGTCAAATTAGAATGGTGTTCTCCTAAGTAGGTCTGGATTGAGAGAAATGTATTCAGTGAGCATTAGGATACCAACGTACCATTCGATGTTCCTCGATAATTATTCAAATACAATAGGGGCtgctttgattcataggatttttaCAGGATTTTCATAGGATTAGAATTTTTCCTATATGTGTTGTTTGATTTGTAGAATGCAATCCTTAGGAATCATTCCTATATAATTTTCCCAGTCTATTGAGTAGGGAGTTTTGCATGAAGTCTGAGCTCTTGGAGAAGTCCCTATGCTTCCATCAAACACACACTTGTGCCATTTCCTTTGTTTTGCAATTCCATAGGATTCAAATGGGCAGGGCGTAGCGATCCTCCAATTTTCCTATCCTATGAGTCAAAGGAGCACTAGATAGGGGTATGTTGGCCAATAATGTTTACTGAGCTGCATGTGTTTCTTGGACGGACATGAGTTGCAACTTAATTCAGGAATTGCGACGCGGTGGTAGTTTTAATAGTATTTTGTGTCGTCCTTTCGCTGTAATAGAATTTAAACAAGTGTACAACATCTTGGGCCTCCACAATGCGTTACTTCAGCTGTATGTAAACCTATGCCACCCAAGATTTGAAATAGTGTGGAGAGAGGGTGAAGAGAGAGAAGAAAATTGTATCTTGCATGAGACATAACCTTTTTGAGCAAACTAAGAAACTAGGTATGGGTTGATAAGTTTGTGCATAGTTTTATCTGAATAATCCTAGTTGGAGCAAATATAgttgcataatttaaaattttctggGTGTTTCTTAGATACACCCTACATATGACTGAAGTGGCAGTTCCCTAGCTTTTTGCATCATTTTAATGCCAAAAATGGAGCATTTTCTCCGTATGGAAGGCTAGATACAAAACTTGGATATAATGTAGTATTGTCGATGCCTGCCCATGCACTGGTCTTTTACTAGCAGTGAGattttcaaacaaatattttttgaagtttaaaatcaGTTAGGAGTTACTCAGTTAATAACAATGCATGGTGGTATTTTTCTTGGAGTATTTATTTTTCATGTTTGCTATGAAGAACTTGAACAAGAGTCAGCATCAACAGTGGTGCTCTAGAAGCACTTCCATTTTAATTTACTGAATTGTCGTCCAATAACTTAGCTGTATTTACAGTTTTACTCTGTCACTGTATTTGAACTGGAGTGAAGAAGCTTACTAATTTGACGCAAAATTGCAGGTACATTACCTCAGAAAAGCAACCCAGTAGTAAACAACAGTCATGGACAGTGGCAAGGTTCAGTAAAGAATGACAGTGGAAACCAGGAGAGCCAACAGCAGGAAGAAAAACATTTATATTGCAAAAAAGAGCAGTCGTCCGGACCTGAAGCAGTTCCCATAGGTGCTGATAACAAACAACTTCACTCTAATACTCAAATTGAATGTTTCCAGCTAAAGGTTAAGCGAGAGCCAGGAAACAATGCTCAACAAAGCACTGTTGGTCAGCAGCAGCCTATGCAACAAATAAAGAGTCAACAACCACCAGGCACAAACCAAACCAATAGTAGTCCAGCTATGGTGGGAAAACCTCCTGTTGTTACATTTCATATGCTAATCCCGATTTTGAGACGCTACCTTGACAAAGACAGGGATATACAAGTTCAGTCCATTTTTGCAAAGTTACGGGTTGGTATTTGTTACTCAGTCATCTTGAATTAGATAAACAACTGGTTCAAGAATTATTGTCATTGCATAACAGATTACCTAATTATTTTTATTACTTTATTGAAGTTTAATTTGTTTCTGATAGAAAAATGAGGTCAGCAAGGAACATTTTTTAAAGGTTATTAGGACTATTGTTGGTGATAAGTTGCTCAAGCAAGCTGCTTCACAATATCAAATGCAGGTAACAAAGCTTTTCCATATTATCGTGGTCCATTTGAAACATAACCTGATTCCACTTCATTTTACTTAAGTTAGGTCAATCTATATATCTTTAAGCAGTCCCTATATTGTTATTCTTACTCTTATAAACATATTCTTTTTCCTTTGATAGTTATTTTCATCTTGTTTGGCTGCAGGCTGCTCAGGCACAACGGAATCAAGTCCCAGGTCAGCAAAATGAGAGTCCAAGACCGCCTCAATTTCGACTGTCCTCATCAGGCCAAATGCAGAATAACATGGGTTATGCAGCTTCAGAAGGCAACTTACAAAAGCCTAATGAAACTGGTAACATGTCAGATAGGAAAGGGTTGCAGATGCTACATAGCCGTCCACCTAATATCCACTCAATCCCACTGCAAGCAACCCAGGATCATGTGCAGCGTCCACAGACATTTTTGCCAGCCTTAGGGGCAAATAATATTCATTCTCGTCAATTTCCACAGTCAGTTGGAGGTCCAATTGCACCACTTAGACCGCAGATGACAGATTCCAGTCAAAGAGGACAATCAGTCCAGAGAGGTGTTGCCAGTGTTCTTGGCAGTGTGGCCACACGGCCAGCATTGCAAAATAATCAACCTTCACAGCAACAACCAAACAAGGAGCAGAAAACTAATTCTTTCACTCCAACAGTACATATGAACAAAGACAATGCTAACCAACCCTCTGAATCTGCACAGAGCTCTTTTGCCGCCTTGAATGCGAAACAAGTCAACCCAGGCCTTCTATCTTCAAAGGTTGGTGGTGTTTTGGAAAATCAATCATCTACGTTGGCCACTCCTAAATCTTTGACAACAACAAGCTCAAGTCAACCTCATCCATCTTATGGAACTCCAGCAGAACTTAACATGCAGGTATGCACCAGTATATTGTTCTTCGGATGTATGTTTATTGTGTACTTGTTGCACTTTAATGTTACAGTGCCAATCATTTTATATATTGCATTGAATTGGGGTATACACCAAG from Triticum aestivum cultivar Chinese Spring chromosome 4A, IWGSC CS RefSeq v2.1, whole genome shotgun sequence harbors:
- the LOC123086110 gene encoding transcription initiation factor TFIID subunit 4b, translated to MDPIMKLLEDDEEDESMHSGADVEAFTAALNREVEGSASSSSSAAAAFSFQPLDHAAGTLPQKSNPVVNNSHGQWQGSVKNDSGNQESQQQEEKHLYCKKEQSSGPEAVPIGADNKQLHSNTQIECFQLKVKREPGNNAQQSTVGQQQPMQQIKSQQPPGTNQTNSSPAMVGKPPVVTFHMLIPILRRYLDKDRDIQVQSIFAKLRKNEVSKEHFLKVIRTIVGDKLLKQAASQYQMQAAQAQRNQVPGQQNESPRPPQFRLSSSGQMQNNMGYAASEGNLQKPNETGNMSDRKGLQMLHSRPPNIHSIPLQATQDHVQRPQTFLPALGANNIHSRQFPQSVGGPIAPLRPQMTDSSQRGQSVQRGVASVLGSVATRPALQNNQPSQQQPNKEQKTNSFTPTVHMNKDNANQPSESAQSSFAALNAKQVNPGLLSSKVGGVLENQSSTLATPKSLTTTSSSQPHPSYGTPAELNMQIQPSTQAPPSGAASKTPQKKPSAGQKKPLEAIGSSPPPSGKKQKGSGGFHDQSIDQLNDVTAVSGVNLREEEEQLFSAPKEESRVSEAARKVVQLEEERLILQKGPLTKKLAEIMRKYNLKSIGCDVERCLSMCVEERLRGFISNTIRLSKQRVDVEKSRHHYYPLSSDVRSHILRVNREAREQWDRKLAADANRIRKQSDGDDNSVVSSEKDKAESRGTSKHAKTYKEEDDKMRTTAANAAVRVAAGGDDMLSKWQLLAEKNKLRGEGGDGSSDSLPGTMSPHKLSPKAGKGSREQQEIEKRGYFSMLGPGGVRRSAHMKVARSIMVKDVVAALEREHQMSKSSLLFRLHGSQLTEPASK